One window of the Shewanella maritima genome contains the following:
- a CDS encoding sigma-70 family RNA polymerase sigma factor has product MTREVEVNIELIWSQYRSSLKAFLAKNVANLDDVDDLLQEILIKSYHSLDKLNDAKKLKSWLFQIANRTIIDFYRSRASYNKGQVTGSLYENTSQQHSEDSSNALQSELAATHSLTTELIESEDIYQQMSACITPFINALPSEQAELLTAVELNGEAQKDYAARKQIKYSTLKSRVQKSRQALHGLLNQCCKFTLDAHGNLIEYTPKSGKCC; this is encoded by the coding sequence ATGACAAGAGAGGTTGAGGTAAACATTGAACTGATTTGGTCACAGTACCGCAGCAGTTTAAAAGCATTTCTCGCGAAAAACGTTGCCAATTTGGATGACGTGGACGATCTGTTGCAAGAAATTCTAATCAAGAGCTATCACAGTTTAGATAAGCTCAATGATGCGAAAAAACTCAAGTCCTGGTTATTCCAAATCGCTAACCGCACCATCATCGACTTTTACCGCAGTCGCGCCAGTTACAATAAAGGCCAAGTAACTGGCTCTCTTTACGAAAATACAAGCCAGCAACACAGTGAAGATTCAAGCAACGCTCTGCAATCAGAGCTTGCAGCCACGCACTCTTTGACAACAGAGCTCATCGAAAGCGAAGATATCTACCAACAAATGTCAGCCTGTATTACACCATTTATCAATGCTCTTCCCAGCGAGCAAGCTGAGCTGCTCACTGCTGTTGAGCTAAATGGGGAAGCACAAAAAGACTACGCGGCGCGAAAACAGATTAAGTACTCGACGTTAAAGTCTCGAGTGCAAAAAAGTCGCCAGGCACTGCATGGGCTGCTCAACCAATGCTGCAAATTCACCTTAGATGCACACGGCAACTTAATCGAGTACACACCTAAATCAGGTAAGTGCTGCTAA
- a CDS encoding MarR family winged helix-turn-helix transcriptional regulator encodes MSQTSQIQQLNQKLTEFYDKMASWEQSVVKETGYSLAQTHTIEVLGCHGALRMKELAEKLAITTGTLTVQVDKLVSAGLIERCAHPEDRRAIVVKLTAEGEVIHRQHNQLHLDLVTDLTSDLSNDEAKVLLSCLGKINSAF; translated from the coding sequence ATGAGCCAAACTAGCCAGATCCAACAGCTAAACCAAAAATTGACTGAGTTCTACGACAAAATGGCGTCGTGGGAGCAGTCTGTGGTGAAAGAAACGGGTTACAGTTTGGCGCAAACTCACACTATTGAAGTGCTTGGCTGTCATGGTGCGCTGCGGATGAAAGAGCTCGCTGAAAAGCTGGCGATCACCACTGGCACACTCACAGTGCAGGTAGATAAACTCGTGAGCGCAGGGTTAATTGAACGCTGCGCTCATCCAGAAGATCGCCGCGCAATTGTGGTGAAACTAACCGCAGAGGGCGAGGTTATTCACCGCCAACATAACCAGCTGCATCTGGATTTAGTGACCGATTTAACCAGCGACCTTAGCAACGACGAAGCCAAGGTACTGCTCAGTTGCTTGGGTAAGATTAATAGCGCGTTTTAG
- a CDS encoding glutathione S-transferase family protein, with product MIKVVSFKICPFVQRVTAALAAKNIAFEVEYISLKDKPQWFLDISPNGQVPVLITEADTALFESDAIIEYIEDEYGSLELDVTNEQRALDRAWSYLGTKHYLAQCSTMRSQDEQTFVERCGKLHKAFAKVEKQLSAQAKASKGNKFFKSDSISNVDIAWLPLLHRAHIVKQATGHDLLCCLPKVQQWQQNLLESGLIEQTVADDFVEKFSDFYLSNTYIAENAPSCSDSCYEMCGEMCSEECCSDDCCKDDCCKDDCCKDDCCKDDCCKDDCCKDDCCKDDCCKDDCCKDDCCSEQVKADCCPTTPTSTKGSCC from the coding sequence ATGATTAAAGTTGTAAGTTTTAAAATCTGTCCTTTTGTTCAACGCGTCACTGCTGCACTAGCGGCGAAAAACATTGCGTTTGAAGTTGAATACATCAGCCTAAAAGACAAACCACAGTGGTTTTTAGATATCTCGCCGAATGGCCAGGTGCCAGTGCTGATCACCGAAGCGGACACCGCACTATTTGAGTCTGATGCCATTATTGAATATATCGAAGATGAATACGGCTCATTAGAACTCGACGTCACGAATGAGCAGCGTGCACTAGACCGAGCTTGGAGCTATTTGGGAACTAAGCATTACTTGGCCCAATGCAGCACCATGCGTAGCCAGGATGAGCAAACCTTTGTTGAGCGCTGCGGCAAGTTACATAAAGCGTTTGCTAAAGTTGAGAAACAGCTAAGTGCTCAAGCTAAAGCCAGCAAAGGCAACAAGTTCTTTAAATCAGATAGCATTAGCAATGTCGATATTGCTTGGTTGCCACTATTACACCGTGCACATATCGTCAAACAAGCAACCGGACACGACTTACTGTGTTGTCTACCCAAGGTGCAGCAATGGCAACAAAACCTGCTTGAGTCAGGGCTTATAGAACAAACTGTAGCTGATGATTTTGTTGAAAAGTTTAGTGATTTTTACCTCAGCAACACTTACATTGCTGAAAATGCACCGAGCTGCTCAGACAGTTGCTACGAAATGTGTGGTGAAATGTGCAGCGAAGAGTGTTGCAGTGATGATTGCTGTAAAGACGATTGCTGTAAAGACGATTGCTGTAAAGACGATTGCTGCAAAGACGATTGCTGCAAAGACGACTGCTGCAAAGACGACTGCTGCAAAGACGACTGCTGCAAGGATGATTGTTGTAAAGACGACTGCTGCAGCGAACAAGTTAAAGCGGATTGTTGCCCAACAACACCAACCTCAACTAAAGGTAGCTGCTGCTAA
- a CDS encoding efflux RND transporter permease subunit, whose product MIAWFTRNHVAANLLMLFLLVIGLGSLSTRIPLEVFPSVESEVVSVRVSLKGSTPEDVEKGVTIRVEEAVQDLEGIKKITSTSSESSSNVNIEIDSGYEPRELLADIKSRVDAINTFPVDAEKPVIALAQRKRDVLAVTVTSQYSEKETLEFAEVVRDEMLRLEGVTQLELAGVRNYEVTLEVPQDKLQQYNLTLNQISNAISASSADISAGNLRTDGGDILLRSKGQAYYKDEFSDIVIKTAADGTIIRLSDIAYVQDGFEETPVRTRFNGEKAVFIDVYRIGQQSAIEVADKVKDYIDQRQDSLPAGYTLSYWDDDSLIVKNRISTLAGSAMQGGILVLLLLTLFLRPSIAFWVFIGIPVSFMGAFIFMPFFNVSLNVMSLFGFILVLGIVVDDAIVTGENIYSHLKTAPNGETAAINGTKEVAAPVTFGILTTVTAFLPMLFIEGTRGAIFAQIAIVVIPVLLFSLIESKFVLPAHLKYIKLRHEKKKQNKLEQLQQAFADGFERAIIKFYQPFLRIALKNKAATLSLFTGVLLIIAALISTGWTKFTFFPRIPSETVRLSLTMPAGTPFEVTNKHLVAIADKAKILQDKYIDELTGESIIMNILETTGGRGGTSNAGNVRFEITPPESRVSDITSAQLVAEWRRMVGDVPGAESLTYRAEIGRSSDPIDVQLAASSLETLDKVAEEVKAHLATYPTVFEIADSLSDGKEELHIELTEQGKALGLTRSEVVSQVRSYYYGSQAQRIQRGRDDIEVMVRLPLDERKSLADLEKVLISTGQGTQVPLGHVAKMTSGKSPSTIKRIDRYRVLNVTADVDKDNTNMTVLQASLKEYLDGLVAQYPGVTYELEGEAREQRDSFGSLQWGLVFVFFMIYSLLAIPFKSYIQPLIVMSVIPFGLIGAVVGHWLMGSPLTIFSILGMLALIGVVVNDSLVLVDFINKKREEGMELVEAVLTAGAKRFRPVMLTSLTTFIGLMPLLLEQSTQAQFLIPMAISLGFGIIFATFITLILVPVNYMVVERVKGVKVDAEAYDKDYGDSFAVPVQMSTQEPAHVVEAK is encoded by the coding sequence ATGATAGCCTGGTTTACCCGTAACCATGTCGCGGCCAACTTACTGATGCTGTTTTTGTTGGTGATTGGCCTTGGTTCATTATCAACGCGCATTCCGCTAGAAGTGTTTCCTAGTGTCGAATCAGAAGTGGTCTCGGTTAGAGTATCGCTTAAAGGTTCAACGCCTGAGGATGTAGAAAAAGGCGTGACTATTCGTGTTGAAGAGGCGGTTCAAGATCTAGAAGGGATCAAGAAAATTACTTCAACTTCCTCGGAATCATCGTCTAACGTCAACATTGAAATTGATAGTGGCTATGAGCCTCGTGAATTACTAGCCGACATTAAAAGTCGCGTTGATGCGATTAACACCTTTCCTGTAGATGCTGAAAAGCCCGTTATTGCCTTAGCTCAGCGCAAGCGAGATGTACTCGCTGTTACTGTGACTAGTCAATACAGTGAAAAAGAAACCCTAGAGTTTGCCGAGGTGGTTCGCGATGAGATGTTGCGTTTAGAGGGGGTTACTCAACTTGAGCTTGCAGGGGTACGCAATTACGAAGTCACGCTTGAAGTACCGCAAGATAAGCTGCAACAGTACAATTTAACGTTAAACCAAATTTCTAATGCTATTAGTGCTTCTAGTGCCGATATTTCGGCCGGTAACCTGCGCACCGATGGTGGCGATATTCTATTGCGTTCAAAAGGTCAGGCTTACTATAAAGATGAGTTTTCTGACATCGTCATTAAGACAGCGGCTGACGGGACCATTATTCGTTTAAGTGATATTGCCTATGTTCAGGACGGCTTTGAAGAAACACCGGTTCGTACACGATTTAACGGCGAAAAGGCGGTATTTATTGATGTATACCGTATCGGTCAGCAAAGTGCGATTGAAGTGGCTGACAAAGTAAAAGATTACATTGATCAGCGCCAAGACTCTTTACCAGCCGGTTATACGCTAAGTTATTGGGACGATGACTCACTGATTGTGAAAAACCGCATATCCACCTTAGCGGGTAGCGCGATGCAAGGCGGTATTTTAGTGCTGTTACTGCTGACTTTGTTCCTACGTCCATCAATCGCTTTTTGGGTGTTTATCGGCATTCCTGTGTCATTTATGGGCGCATTTATCTTCATGCCGTTTTTTAATGTGTCGTTAAACGTCATGAGCTTATTTGGCTTTATTCTGGTGTTGGGTATCGTGGTGGATGACGCCATTGTTACCGGCGAGAATATCTATAGCCACTTAAAAACCGCACCTAATGGTGAAACAGCAGCGATCAATGGCACTAAGGAAGTTGCGGCACCGGTTACCTTTGGTATTTTGACCACAGTGACGGCATTCCTGCCTATGCTGTTCATTGAAGGTACACGTGGCGCTATCTTCGCTCAGATTGCTATTGTAGTTATCCCTGTGCTGCTGTTTTCGTTGATTGAATCTAAGTTTGTACTGCCAGCGCACCTTAAGTACATCAAACTTCGCCATGAGAAGAAAAAGCAAAACAAGCTAGAGCAACTGCAGCAAGCTTTTGCTGATGGCTTTGAGCGCGCGATTATTAAGTTCTATCAGCCTTTCCTGCGTATTGCGTTGAAGAACAAAGCCGCGACGCTTAGCTTATTTACTGGCGTCCTGTTGATTATTGCTGCGTTAATCTCAACAGGCTGGACTAAGTTTACTTTCTTCCCACGTATCCCGAGCGAGACAGTGCGTTTAAGCCTGACAATGCCAGCAGGTACACCATTTGAAGTGACTAATAAACACCTAGTTGCTATAGCTGATAAAGCCAAGATCTTACAAGACAAGTATATCGATGAGCTTACAGGTGAAAGCATCATCATGAATATCCTGGAAACCACTGGCGGTCGTGGTGGTACCTCTAATGCGGGTAATGTGCGTTTTGAAATCACGCCGCCAGAGTCACGGGTATCTGATATCACCTCTGCACAACTTGTTGCAGAGTGGCGTCGAATGGTGGGTGATGTACCGGGAGCTGAGTCGTTAACTTACCGTGCTGAAATTGGTCGAAGTTCAGATCCTATTGATGTACAACTCGCAGCAAGCTCACTTGAAACGTTAGATAAGGTGGCTGAAGAGGTAAAAGCCCATTTAGCGACTTATCCAACCGTGTTTGAAATTGCTGATAGCCTGTCCGACGGTAAAGAGGAACTGCACATTGAGTTAACTGAGCAAGGTAAGGCGCTTGGTTTAACCCGCAGTGAAGTGGTCAGCCAGGTGCGTAGTTATTACTACGGCTCACAGGCACAGCGTATTCAGCGTGGCCGTGATGATATTGAGGTGATGGTACGCTTGCCACTTGATGAGCGTAAGTCATTAGCTGATCTAGAAAAAGTGCTGATTAGTACAGGCCAGGGTACTCAAGTACCTTTAGGGCATGTAGCTAAAATGACCTCAGGAAAAAGTCCATCAACCATTAAGCGTATTGATCGTTACCGCGTCTTAAACGTCACCGCTGATGTCGACAAAGACAATACTAATATGACGGTGCTTCAGGCGAGCTTGAAAGAGTACCTAGATGGTCTAGTTGCTCAATATCCTGGTGTAACTTACGAGCTTGAAGGTGAGGCGAGGGAGCAAAGAGACAGCTTTGGCTCACTGCAGTGGGGTCTAGTGTTTGTGTTCTTCATGATCTACAGCTTACTGGCGATTCCGTTTAAGTCTTACATTCAGCCGTTGATTGTGATGAGTGTGATTCCATTTGGTCTAATCGGCGCGGTTGTTGGTCACTGGTTGATGGGCAGCCCGCTGACTATTTTCAGTATTCTCGGTATGCTGGCCTTGATTGGTGTGGTGGTCAATGACTCACTAGTATTGGTTGATTTCATCAACAAGAAGCGTGAAGAGGGCATGGAGCTGGTTGAAGCGGTATTAACCGCGGGCGCTAAGCGCTTTAGACCAGTCATGTTGACCAGTTTGACTACCTTTATTGGTTTAATGCCTTTGCTACTTGAGCAATCAACTCAGGCGCAGTTCTTAATCCCAATGGCGATATCACTGGGCTTTGGTATCATTTTTGCGACCTTTATTACGCTGATTTTAGTACCAGTAAACTACATGGTGGTTGAGCGCGTAAAAGGGGTAAAAGTCGATGCTGAGGCTTACGACAAGGATTATGGCGACAGTTTTGCTGTGCCAGTCCAAATGTCGACCCAAGAACCAGCTCATGTAGTTGAAGCTAAGTAA
- a CDS encoding GNAT family N-acetyltransferase, with amino-acid sequence MLQFIKYQNHHHDSVIELFKHTFSDSEGEAEGKVIGELVNNMLDTTDADELVGALAFEDDALVGAIMLTPMPVSSGHSCYLLSPVAVATSEQGKGVGQQLINWGKQQLVERNVD; translated from the coding sequence ATGTTGCAGTTTATAAAGTATCAAAACCACCATCATGACAGTGTGATTGAGCTGTTTAAGCACACGTTTAGTGACTCTGAAGGGGAAGCTGAAGGTAAGGTAATTGGCGAGCTTGTAAATAATATGCTCGACACTACCGACGCAGATGAGCTAGTTGGTGCATTGGCCTTTGAAGATGACGCACTGGTTGGCGCGATTATGCTAACGCCTATGCCAGTGTCTAGCGGTCACAGCTGTTATTTGTTATCACCAGTTGCGGTCGCGACAAGCGAGCAAGGTAAAGGCGTTGGGCAGCAGTTAATAAACTGGGGCAAGCAACAATTAGTTGAGCGTAATGTCGACTAG
- the dmeF gene encoding CDF family Co(II)/Ni(II) efflux transporter DmeF codes for MTFSNQHQHNFSSQHDKGERRTFYVLLLTVTAMVVEIVAGTLFGSMALLADGWHMGTHAAAFCITLFAYRYARKHADSDRYSFGPGKVSVLGGYTSAIVLGIVALMMIVESVHRLLEPQTIHFNEAIMVAFIGLAVNVASIFLLGDHHHHDHSHGHSHGHSHGHSHEHSHSHEHGHSHSGDHSHSHEHHHDHNLRAAYMHVLADALTSVLAIVALLFGKFYGWHWLDAVMGIVGAVVIMKWTYGLMQQTGPVLLDENIDEPYRDAIEIALKPYAKVTDLHMWKISGHHYSAALIIEAHGDKTVAEYKQLLSQFDKISHLTLEVHPSPLSVNKSLAPK; via the coding sequence GTGACTTTTAGCAATCAACACCAACATAATTTTTCCTCTCAACACGACAAGGGTGAGCGCCGCACGTTTTATGTATTACTGCTGACCGTTACTGCTATGGTGGTTGAGATTGTCGCCGGAACCTTGTTTGGCTCGATGGCATTGCTTGCCGACGGTTGGCACATGGGGACTCACGCGGCAGCATTTTGTATTACCTTGTTTGCGTATCGCTATGCTCGCAAACATGCTGATTCTGACCGTTACTCATTTGGCCCAGGCAAGGTGAGCGTACTTGGTGGCTACACCAGTGCTATCGTGCTGGGCATTGTCGCGTTAATGATGATAGTGGAGTCGGTGCACAGGCTGCTCGAGCCGCAAACAATCCACTTTAACGAAGCGATTATGGTGGCGTTTATTGGTTTAGCAGTAAATGTCGCCAGTATATTTTTGCTGGGTGATCACCATCATCACGATCATTCGCATGGGCATTCCCACGGGCACTCTCACGGCCATTCTCATGAGCATAGCCACTCCCATGAACACGGGCATTCACACTCTGGTGATCATAGCCATTCGCATGAGCATCATCATGACCACAACCTGCGCGCCGCTTATATGCATGTACTTGCTGATGCGCTGACCTCGGTATTGGCAATCGTGGCATTATTGTTTGGTAAGTTCTACGGTTGGCATTGGCTCGATGCTGTTATGGGCATTGTGGGCGCTGTGGTGATTATGAAATGGACCTATGGTTTGATGCAGCAAACAGGCCCAGTACTGTTAGATGAAAACATTGACGAGCCGTATCGCGACGCTATTGAAATTGCGCTTAAACCTTATGCTAAAGTCACCGATTTACACATGTGGAAAATCAGCGGTCATCATTATTCTGCCGCCTTGATTATTGAAGCGCATGGGGATAAAACTGTGGCTGAATACAAGCAACTTTTAAGTCAGTTTGATAAGATCAGTCACCTAACATTAGAAGTTCATCCTTCGCCCCTATCGGTTAATAAAAGCCTAGCACCCAAATAA
- a CDS encoding alpha/beta hydrolase family protein, translated as MKAVSLVCASLALAFSSFSHGAAIDKANIQRLGPVNFSTSQPLSAGAHADSLRSNLVSSLSSSAKGIELFGQDFDWANASKAAASDAGWLAYRLQLSTERYTQGTLTIAGLEKPQVYVNGQLVKADDKVDLDLRTGDYQVLVLADGRVADTEFSLDWQGKSDVDSPSFNTTDSHRVSYEQLFDSKVVSSLSLSPNGKYLLQTTTEYLPGGDGKATKVTELMQVSGKEVLYRWQGTLPASTAWSDNSKQLAFVADGKVQLLNIKDISIKTLASELEGVSGLNWYGDDLLFSWQKPFKADDKATNKRFKALEDRWTYWRNNSQIYLLDVDSGFMRQLTQGELSSNLVDSDAKRGKLLLTRYPVDYKQPAHTLSQLFELDVASLEETKIGEYRTLNDAMYTEDGMYMMAGPDFMNGLGVQDKSVVVNNYDGQLYWRSNSGEVKALSKDFDPAIGGAQKLSNDDLVVRVTEGDRAQLYVFDISRGSFKKLKAGLDMVNRFSVAADQSKPVLAFAGNSATVPQQAYFMKSGKKTKLFDSVKSEYANTRLGEIKDFDVTNKDGVNIDGRVYLPVDFDANKKYPALVYYYGGTSPVSRNFTGRWPFNLWAAQGYVVYVLQPTGATGYGQKFSGRHVNAWGEYTADDIIESTQKFLDAHSFVDPKRVGNMGASYGGFMTMYLATKTDIFAASMSHAGISNLSSYWGHGWWGYAYSGVATKGSFPWNNRDMYVEHSPLYHADKITTPMLLLHGNADTNVPVGESHYMYTALKLLDKPVELIEFNGQDHHINGREARFDWWDATLAWFDLHLKDQPQWWNKLYPDSDIEDAVK; from the coding sequence ATGAAAGCCGTCTCACTAGTGTGTGCCAGCCTCGCTTTGGCGTTTTCTAGTTTCAGCCACGGTGCTGCAATCGACAAAGCCAATATCCAACGCCTAGGCCCAGTTAATTTTTCTACGTCACAGCCACTATCAGCTGGTGCTCATGCTGATAGTTTGCGCAGCAATTTAGTTAGCTCACTAAGCTCAAGCGCTAAAGGTATTGAGCTTTTTGGTCAAGATTTTGATTGGGCTAATGCCAGCAAAGCTGCAGCATCTGATGCGGGTTGGTTAGCTTACCGACTGCAGTTAAGCACAGAGCGTTATACCCAAGGTACGTTAACCATTGCCGGGCTTGAGAAGCCACAGGTTTATGTTAACGGTCAGCTAGTTAAGGCTGACGACAAAGTCGATTTAGACTTGCGCACCGGTGATTATCAGGTGCTAGTACTGGCTGATGGACGTGTTGCAGACACTGAGTTTAGCCTAGATTGGCAAGGTAAGTCTGACGTTGATAGCCCAAGCTTTAACACTACAGACTCACACCGCGTATCGTACGAGCAATTATTCGACTCGAAAGTGGTCAGCAGCTTAAGCTTGTCGCCAAATGGTAAATACCTACTGCAAACCACCACTGAATACTTACCTGGCGGTGACGGCAAGGCGACTAAAGTTACTGAGTTAATGCAGGTTTCAGGTAAAGAAGTCTTGTATCGCTGGCAAGGTACGCTGCCAGCTAGCACGGCTTGGTCAGATAACAGTAAGCAGCTCGCTTTTGTCGCTGATGGCAAAGTGCAACTGCTAAACATTAAAGATATCAGCATTAAGACGCTTGCTAGCGAGCTTGAAGGCGTGTCAGGCCTAAACTGGTATGGCGACGATTTACTCTTTAGCTGGCAAAAGCCATTTAAAGCCGATGACAAGGCAACCAATAAGCGCTTTAAAGCGTTAGAAGATCGCTGGACCTACTGGCGTAACAATAGCCAAATCTACCTATTAGATGTCGACTCAGGTTTTATGCGCCAGCTTACTCAAGGTGAGCTAAGCAGCAATCTGGTTGATAGTGATGCTAAGCGTGGCAAGCTGTTGCTGACTCGCTATCCGGTTGATTATAAGCAACCTGCACACACGCTATCACAGTTGTTTGAGCTAGATGTAGCAAGCCTTGAAGAAACCAAGATTGGTGAATATCGCACCTTAAATGATGCCATGTATACCGAAGATGGTATGTACATGATGGCTGGCCCAGACTTTATGAATGGCCTGGGCGTGCAAGATAAGTCAGTTGTGGTGAACAACTATGACGGTCAATTGTACTGGCGTAGTAACTCTGGTGAAGTTAAAGCGTTAAGTAAAGATTTTGACCCAGCTATTGGCGGCGCGCAAAAGCTTAGTAATGACGACCTAGTTGTACGTGTAACTGAGGGCGATCGCGCTCAGCTATATGTGTTTGATATCAGCCGAGGCAGCTTTAAAAAGCTAAAAGCCGGCCTTGATATGGTTAATCGCTTTAGCGTGGCAGCCGATCAGTCTAAGCCTGTACTGGCGTTCGCCGGTAATTCGGCAACTGTGCCGCAGCAAGCTTACTTTATGAAGTCAGGCAAAAAGACCAAACTGTTTGACAGTGTTAAGTCTGAGTATGCCAACACTCGCCTAGGTGAGATTAAAGACTTTGATGTGACCAACAAAGACGGCGTTAACATCGATGGTCGCGTATACCTGCCAGTTGATTTCGATGCTAACAAAAAGTACCCAGCACTAGTTTATTACTATGGCGGTACTTCACCAGTAAGTCGTAACTTTACAGGTCGTTGGCCATTCAACCTATGGGCGGCGCAAGGATATGTGGTGTACGTGCTACAGCCAACAGGCGCGACAGGTTATGGGCAAAAGTTCAGTGGTCGCCATGTTAACGCATGGGGTGAGTACACGGCTGACGACATTATTGAAAGCACGCAGAAATTCCTTGATGCTCACAGCTTTGTAGACCCTAAACGTGTCGGTAATATGGGCGCATCTTACGGCGGCTTTATGACCATGTATTTAGCGACTAAAACAGATATCTTTGCTGCGTCTATGTCGCATGCGGGGATCAGTAATTTGTCGTCGTACTGGGGTCATGGCTGGTGGGGTTATGCTTATTCTGGCGTAGCAACCAAAGGTAGTTTCCCTTGGAATAATCGCGACATGTATGTCGAGCATAGCCCGCTATATCATGCCGACAAGATCACCACTCCTATGCTGTTATTACACGGCAATGCCGACACCAACGTACCTGTGGGCGAGAGCCACTATATGTACACTGCGCTTAAGCTGTTAGATAAGCCAGTTGAATTGATTGAGTTTAATGGTCAAGACCACCATATTAATGGCCGCGAAGCGCGCTTTGACTGGTGGGATGCCACACTTGCATGGTTCGATTTACACCTAAAAGATCAACCACAATGGTGGAATAAGCTGTATCCAGATAGCGATATTGAAGACGCGGTGAAATAA
- a CDS encoding TMEM165/GDT1 family protein: protein MVSVLAISITTVALAEIGDKTQLLSLLLASRYRKPVPIIAAIFLATIANHALAAYLGVVVADYLSPQILNWVLVISFLAMAAWVLVPDKLDDDEQISNKGPFIASFIAFFVAEIGDKTQIATSILGAQYADALAMVVLGTTIGMLLANVPVVLIGKLSADKLPLALIRKVTAALFVLLAVGAAFYS from the coding sequence ATTGTGAGCGTACTAGCTATTTCTATCACCACAGTCGCACTGGCTGAGATTGGTGACAAAACTCAACTACTGTCATTGCTGCTAGCCAGCCGTTACCGTAAACCTGTACCCATCATTGCCGCGATTTTTCTGGCAACCATCGCTAATCATGCACTAGCGGCCTATCTAGGTGTCGTCGTCGCCGACTACTTATCACCACAAATACTTAATTGGGTGTTAGTTATCAGCTTTCTTGCCATGGCAGCCTGGGTTCTGGTGCCAGACAAACTAGATGATGACGAGCAAATCTCCAATAAAGGGCCATTTATCGCCAGTTTCATTGCCTTTTTTGTGGCAGAGATTGGCGACAAAACCCAAATTGCCACCTCAATTCTAGGCGCTCAATACGCAGACGCACTTGCCATGGTTGTACTAGGCACCACCATAGGCATGCTATTAGCCAACGTCCCTGTGGTACTAATCGGTAAGCTGTCGGCTGACAAGTTGCCGCTAGCGCTTATCCGAAAAGTCACAGCTGCATTGTTCGTACTGCTGGCAGTTGGCGCAGCATTTTATAGTTAG
- a CDS encoding transporter substrate-binding domain-containing protein has product MEESKQVMQVMSTQQLIELLRMKRIDFAITSYVDGMQFLNKNLITDIQPMQPNLANHNLYIYLNKRYASLVPMFDDKIKQLHLSGKLDLMIRAAEDQVMNFD; this is encoded by the coding sequence ATGGAAGAGAGCAAACAAGTCATGCAGGTAATGTCGACGCAGCAACTTATCGAATTGCTCAGAATGAAGCGCATCGACTTTGCCATAACCAGCTATGTTGACGGCATGCAGTTTCTCAACAAAAACCTGATCACTGATATTCAGCCGATGCAGCCTAACCTTGCCAATCACAACCTGTATATTTACCTCAACAAACGCTACGCCAGTCTAGTGCCAATGTTTGATGACAAAATTAAACAGCTGCATTTATCAGGCAAACTCGATTTAATGATCCGCGCCGCTGAAGATCAAGTGATGAACTTTGATTAG